The Ferrimicrobium acidiphilum DSM 19497 genome has a segment encoding these proteins:
- a CDS encoding alpha/beta hydrolase, producing MDNRVDTAYIGTINEHIIESDALRGNPLGDAAARPLVVYTPPGYDDDLDRRYPSIYVIQGYTGQVAMWWNRSPFKPLYPKVVDDLFANTDTPPCLVVYVDAWTTYGGSQYVDSIGTGRYHTYLCEDVVSFVDNHYRTLNDPAHRGIQGKSSGGFGAMITPMLRPDVFGALASHAGDSLYELCYGASFGEAARLLRNWDGSPEIWWNDFRKRPAFSHPADMTLLGLYGVAACFSPDKNSRPVLPFDTRSGRLLDDVWAQWLEWDPVRMVRRHATALQGLKGIWLDAGRNDEYYLDLGAQAVVDELAAIGVHDVAFELFDGKHGGIDYRYPLSLAFLANRLQP from the coding sequence ATGGATAATCGGGTAGATACGGCCTACATCGGCACAATCAATGAGCACATCATCGAATCAGATGCGTTAAGGGGCAACCCGCTGGGTGATGCCGCTGCGCGTCCCCTGGTCGTCTACACCCCACCCGGATACGACGACGATTTGGATCGACGCTACCCGAGTATCTACGTCATCCAGGGGTACACAGGACAGGTAGCAATGTGGTGGAATCGTAGCCCCTTCAAACCGCTCTACCCAAAGGTGGTTGACGATCTTTTCGCGAACACTGACACGCCTCCATGTCTGGTCGTCTACGTCGATGCGTGGACTACCTACGGTGGCTCTCAATACGTAGATTCCATCGGAACCGGGAGGTACCACACCTACCTATGTGAAGACGTCGTGTCCTTTGTCGACAACCACTATAGAACCCTCAACGACCCGGCTCATCGAGGCATCCAAGGCAAATCAAGTGGCGGCTTTGGTGCCATGATCACGCCAATGCTGCGCCCAGACGTGTTTGGCGCTCTTGCGTCACATGCTGGTGACTCCCTCTACGAACTCTGTTACGGTGCTAGCTTCGGTGAGGCAGCTCGTCTCCTTCGCAATTGGGATGGATCACCCGAGATTTGGTGGAATGATTTTAGAAAGCGACCAGCATTCTCTCATCCAGCGGACATGACCTTGCTAGGGCTTTACGGAGTCGCTGCCTGTTTTTCCCCCGACAAAAATAGCCGTCCAGTACTCCCATTCGACACCAGAAGCGGCCGCCTGCTCGATGACGTTTGGGCCCAATGGTTAGAGTGGGATCCGGTGCGAATGGTACGTCGGCACGCAACCGCGCTCCAGGGTTTAAAGGGGATCTGGCTGGACGCTGGGAGGAACGACGAATACTATCTCGATCTTGGGGCTCAAGCCGTCGTGGATGAACTTGCGGCGATAGGCGTACACGATGTCGCCTTCGAACTCTTTGATGGGAAGCACGGGGGTATTGACTATCGCTATCCGCTGTCACTTGCGTTCCTCGCCAATCGACTCCAACCGTAG
- a CDS encoding NUDIX hydrolase, protein MTADSKGDVPAVVRPAVRVICLDTAERVLLLHWRDPVDGRTFWEPPGGGVEADESELDAAKRELTEETGLPTGTITGPVARLRRDHLWAGRRLISVEPFFVARVGDAQVRPTALTDEEQTTLLGFCWWTREKLGDQAVVIEPGELLALLAEHVGGGWLPKDGEQH, encoded by the coding sequence ATGACGGCGGATAGTAAAGGAGATGTTCCAGCGGTAGTTCGCCCGGCCGTACGGGTCATCTGTCTCGATACTGCCGAGCGAGTCCTATTGTTGCATTGGCGCGACCCGGTCGATGGGCGAACGTTTTGGGAGCCACCCGGTGGTGGCGTGGAGGCTGACGAGTCTGAACTCGACGCAGCCAAGAGGGAGTTGACGGAAGAGACTGGGTTGCCCACTGGAACGATTACTGGTCCTGTCGCGCGTTTGCGGCGAGACCACTTGTGGGCTGGACGCAGGTTGATCTCGGTAGAGCCCTTCTTTGTTGCGCGCGTTGGAGATGCTCAAGTGCGGCCTACCGCCCTCACGGACGAGGAGCAGACCACATTGTTAGGCTTTTGCTGGTGGACGCGTGAGAAGCTCGGCGACCAAGCGGTGGTAATTGAACCGGGCGAGTTGCTTGCACTGTTGGCCGAGCATGTCGGGGGTGGTTGGTTACCAAAAGATGGCGAGCAGCACTAG
- a CDS encoding GNAT family N-acetyltransferase produces the protein MSEFNHLCQPVGYPVVSWAGSRRPRSAPLEGRWCQVVPLDANLHGADLYSAYALDLDDGRWTYLPYGPFANLEEYRAWVDDVAHRDDPMFFAIINSSGKAVGVASYQHIEPLNGSIEVGHISFSTLLQATTAATEAMYLMMRNAFEELGYRRYEWKCDSLNKPSRLAAERLGFSYEGTFRQMRVVKGRNRDTAWYSITDRDWSLLKPVFEQWLAASNFDAGGRQRLALSGLTKAALTSSPTN, from the coding sequence ATGAGTGAGTTCAATCACCTTTGCCAACCGGTTGGTTACCCTGTAGTCTCATGGGCTGGATCTCGACGCCCTCGTAGCGCGCCACTGGAGGGACGTTGGTGCCAAGTGGTGCCTCTCGATGCCAATCTCCATGGCGCCGACCTTTATAGTGCTTATGCTTTGGATCTCGATGATGGGCGATGGACGTATCTTCCTTACGGCCCGTTTGCGAACCTTGAAGAATATCGCGCGTGGGTTGACGATGTTGCTCATCGCGATGACCCTATGTTCTTCGCAATTATCAACAGCAGCGGTAAGGCGGTCGGTGTCGCTTCTTACCAACATATTGAACCGTTGAACGGTAGTATTGAGGTCGGACACATCTCCTTTAGCACTCTTTTGCAAGCTACTACTGCAGCCACCGAGGCGATGTACCTGATGATGCGTAACGCCTTTGAGGAGCTTGGTTACCGCCGCTACGAATGGAAGTGCGATTCATTGAACAAACCATCTCGATTGGCAGCCGAGAGACTTGGTTTTAGCTACGAGGGAACGTTCCGGCAGATGAGAGTGGTTAAGGGCCGGAACCGCGACACTGCTTGGTATTCAATCACTGATAGGGATTGGTCACTGTTGAAGCCTGTCTTTGAGCAATGGCTCGCGGCTTCGAACTTCGATGCTGGTGGACGTCAACGGCTCGCACTCTCTGGGCTCACGAAGGCGGCATTGACCAGTAGCCCGACCAACTAG
- a CDS encoding GH1 family beta-glucosidase, which produces MSNLDAITFPIDFVWGVATASYQIEGAANEGGRGVSIWDTFAHTPGKVLHGDTGDIACDHYHHLAEDVALMQQLNISSYRFSLAWPRIQPDGKGPLNNEGIQFYIELLDRLEKANISPFPTLYHWDLPQTLGDQGGWTQRDTAYRFADYVEMVVDALGSRVQRWITLNEPWCSSWLGYATGQHAPGETDLAAALSANHHLLLAHGLAVDVIRRDTDAQVGITLNLAHVTPASEHELDIQAARLVEGNANRMFLDPIFKAAYPTDMLNLYGDSVAHIRRDDLAIISRPIDFLGVNYYHPSIVGSRERLHEHAAMGYHVDNTKAPTLLETTSNAIHLRRPGIPRSLMGWEIEPKTFTDLLIKVREGYGEIPIYITENGMSNADYARQDATVVDPERIEYLNGHIRAVHDAISAGVDIKGYYVWSLLDNFEWALGYSQRFGLIYVDYPTARRTPKSSYFWYRDLITSRAVR; this is translated from the coding sequence TTGTCGAATCTTGACGCGATCACATTTCCAATCGATTTCGTCTGGGGTGTGGCAACGGCATCCTACCAAATCGAGGGAGCTGCCAACGAGGGTGGGAGAGGCGTCTCCATTTGGGATACGTTCGCACACACCCCTGGCAAGGTTCTCCATGGGGATACCGGTGACATAGCCTGCGACCATTATCACCACCTTGCCGAAGACGTCGCGCTGATGCAGCAGCTGAATATCAGTTCGTATCGATTCTCTCTCGCATGGCCACGCATTCAGCCCGACGGGAAGGGTCCCTTGAACAACGAGGGCATCCAGTTCTACATCGAGCTGCTTGATCGCTTGGAAAAGGCAAACATCAGTCCCTTCCCCACTCTCTACCACTGGGATCTACCACAGACGTTAGGTGACCAAGGAGGTTGGACGCAACGAGACACCGCCTACCGATTCGCTGACTACGTCGAGATGGTAGTCGACGCACTGGGTTCGAGAGTACAGCGCTGGATCACCTTGAACGAACCGTGGTGTTCATCCTGGCTCGGCTACGCAACCGGCCAACACGCACCAGGTGAGACCGACTTAGCGGCCGCGCTAAGTGCTAACCACCACCTACTGCTAGCGCACGGGTTAGCAGTCGATGTGATCCGCAGAGACACCGATGCACAAGTTGGGATCACTCTCAATCTAGCTCATGTCACACCAGCGAGTGAACACGAACTCGATATCCAAGCTGCACGATTAGTAGAGGGAAACGCTAACCGCATGTTTCTCGACCCGATCTTCAAGGCCGCCTACCCAACAGATATGCTCAACCTCTACGGAGATTCAGTTGCCCACATAAGACGAGATGATCTGGCTATCATCTCGCGGCCAATCGATTTCCTTGGTGTCAACTACTACCACCCGAGCATTGTCGGTTCGCGTGAACGTCTGCACGAACATGCAGCGATGGGATACCATGTCGACAATACAAAGGCGCCTACCCTCCTTGAGACCACGTCTAATGCGATACACCTTCGACGGCCAGGGATTCCGCGGTCGCTTATGGGATGGGAGATAGAGCCAAAGACCTTCACGGATCTCTTGATAAAGGTCAGAGAAGGTTACGGAGAAATTCCGATCTACATCACCGAAAACGGGATGTCCAACGCTGACTACGCGCGCCAAGATGCAACAGTGGTTGATCCAGAGCGGATCGAGTATTTAAACGGTCATATCAGGGCGGTTCATGATGCGATCTCAGCTGGAGTCGACATTAAGGGTTACTACGTATGGAGTCTTCTCGACAACTTCGAATGGGCACTTGGATATTCGCAGCGATTCGGACTTATCTATGTCGACTACCCGACGGCGCGACGAACGCCTAAGTCGAGCTACTTCTGGTACCGCGACCTCATCACATCCCGGGCCGTGCGCTAA